A genomic segment from Rhizoctonia solani chromosome 11, complete sequence encodes:
- a CDS encoding Solute carrier family 35 member F6, with the protein MSFKSVVPILVTGMLITGCANSLLTKWQDNMCVANCEPGEKLPARYFEQPVWQTLNMFVGEMLCFLPVIFAKFSQPKRAQPLLIEEDESAEESPKDHAIPLTGWNVCWFWIPALCDLTATTLMGVGLMFPYSGLDISNDARGIGPLGGSSLSHSSAYPPLRFQWFSLVTVMFGVGLVGLSGSLIRSSDETGVVANAADADPELIMGMSLVLLAQLFAATQFVIEDKIMKTYSVEAMLAVGWEGFFGTFTILLALPVIAYFPSIPLTIIPPSSELTSPVLLASFLIMFSIASFNYFGLSVTRSISATARSTIDTCRTLGIWIGSVMLGWEKIKWPGSVPQFIGFGLLVYGTFLFNGLVSPPSFMRTTQPAETPLIGPATTDSDPLSSVGVQEGERRPLLADQASA; encoded by the exons ATGTCTTTTAAGTCGGTGGTACCTATACTCGTTACGGGAATGCTCATCACAG GATGTGCAAACTCGCTGCTCACGAAATGGCAAGATAACATGTGTGTTGCCAACTGTGAGCCAGGGGAGAAGCTTCCTGCTAGGTACTTCGAACAACCAG TATGGCAAACCCTCAACATGTTTGTCGGAGAGATGCTCT GCTTCTTGCCCGTCATATTTGCCAAATTTTCCCAGCCCAAGAGAGCCCAGCCGTTACTTATCGAGGAGGATGAAAGTGCCGAAGAATCACCCAAAGACCACGCTATCCCTTTGACTGGCTGGAACGTCTGCTGGTTTTGGATTCCGGCCTTGTGCGACCTCACTGCAACCACG TTGATGGGTGTTGGGTTGATGTTC CCATATTCCGGTCTCGATATATCAAATGACGCGAGGGGCATTGGTCCTTTGGGTGGGAGTTCTCTCAGTCATTCTTCTGCGTACCCGCCTCTTCGCTTTCAATGGTTCTCCCTTGTCACCGTAATGTTTGGTGTTGGGCTCGTTGGCCTATCCGGCTCTCTCATTCGCAGTAGTGACGAGACCGGTGTCGTTGCAAACGCCGCTGATGCTGATCCAGAATTGATCATGGGTATGTCCTTAGTGTTGCTGGCCCAATTATT CGCTGCCACACAGTTCGTGATCGAAGACAAGATTATGAAGACTTACTCGGTTGAGGCTATGCTCGCCGTCGGCTGGGAAGGCTTCTTTGGCACATTCACTATCCTTCTTGCCCTTCCTGTGATCGCTTACTTTCCTTCTATCCCTTTGACCATCATCCCGCCTTCGTCGGAACTCACGTCCCCCGTTTTGCTCGCTTCTTTCTTGATCATGTTCTCGATCGCGTCATTCAACTACTTTGGATTGTCTGTGACACGCAGCATATCGGCCACCGCACGTAGCACCATCGACACATGCCGCACACTCGGCATCTGGATTGGCAGTGTTATGTTGGGATGGGAGAAGATTAAATGGCCTGGATCCGTGCCCCAGTTCATTGGGTTTGGACTGCTTGT TTACGGGACC TTTTTGTTCAATGGGCTGGTTAGCCCTCCGTCATTCATGCGTACAACTCAACCCGCAGAAACACCTCTGATTGGCCCTGCTACTACGGATAGCGATCCTCTCTCGAGCGTTGGTGTTCAGGAAGGAGAGAGGCGCCCCCTTTTAGCCGATCAAGCATCAGCATAG